A single genomic interval of Fibrobacter sp. UWT2 harbors:
- a CDS encoding alpha/beta hydrolase, protein MENGYVYRNFTKELLDQAYDNTRAVENSRELLENFSTKSAEISMEYPNGLNIRYGRHPRECLDYFSCGKTGAPLFVFIHGGYWQMRSKEQFRFIARGPLAHGFDVANIGYPLAPDVNMREIVRSIRSALGYLRIHSGDLGFDNSRVYVSGWSAGAHLAVSVLDEVGVCGALAISGIYDLKPISQCFLNDKLQLTENEILLYSPLRRSFVKKPIAVVVGADELSELRRQSAEFAMHRTEEDIPGSFNLLTNHNHFTILGELENPEGSLTQLLVQLIKY, encoded by the coding sequence ATGGAAAACGGCTACGTATATCGAAATTTCACCAAGGAATTGCTTGATCAGGCTTACGATAATACTCGTGCTGTAGAAAATAGCCGCGAATTGCTTGAAAATTTCAGTACAAAAAGTGCCGAAATTTCGATGGAGTATCCCAATGGCTTGAATATACGTTATGGAAGACATCCAAGAGAGTGCTTGGATTATTTCAGTTGTGGAAAAACGGGGGCTCCTCTGTTTGTGTTTATTCATGGTGGATATTGGCAAATGCGGAGTAAAGAGCAGTTTCGTTTTATTGCAAGAGGTCCTCTTGCGCATGGTTTTGATGTTGCAAATATTGGGTACCCGCTTGCTCCCGATGTGAATATGCGTGAAATTGTAAGAAGTATTCGCAGTGCGCTTGGTTATTTACGCATTCATAGCGGAGATTTGGGCTTTGACAATTCGCGTGTATATGTATCGGGTTGGTCGGCTGGTGCGCATCTTGCTGTAAGTGTACTTGATGAAGTTGGTGTATGTGGGGCGCTTGCTATTAGTGGTATCTATGACTTGAAACCGATTTCGCAATGTTTTTTGAATGATAAGCTTCAACTTACTGAAAACGAGATTCTTTTGTATAGTCCTCTCCGTAGGTCGTTCGTAAAAAAGCCGATAGCCGTAGTTGTTGGAGCGGATGAACTTTCGGAACTCCGTAGGCAAAGTGCTGAATTCGCGATGCACCGCACCGAAGAAGATATTCCTGGCTCGTTCAATTTGCTTACGAACCATAACCATTTTACGATCCTTGGAGAACTTGAAAATCCAGAAGGATCCCTAACACAACTTCTTGTACAATTGATTAAATACTAA
- a CDS encoding DUF1989 domain-containing protein — protein MNSKLLESSHDLKDAVFDVTVLAGDGYMLPLKKGQVLRMVDVEGNQSGDVQIYNANDPTERYNANNTITAQANTMIELGTVIRSNCGNAMLTVIADTCGEHDTLGSGCSAEGNVVRYTDKTRYMHSCRDTFVRTLENYGMSKRDQTCNLNFFTKVILDDKGHLEFADGISGPGKYIELRADMDVMFLLSDCSQLNNPCNDYNPTPIRLLVFEK, from the coding sequence ATGAACTCAAAACTTCTTGAAAGTTCCCATGACTTGAAGGACGCCGTCTTCGATGTGACGGTGCTTGCGGGCGACGGCTACATGCTTCCCCTAAAGAAGGGACAGGTGCTCCGCATGGTCGATGTAGAAGGGAATCAGTCCGGCGATGTGCAGATTTACAATGCGAACGATCCGACGGAACGTTATAATGCGAACAATACGATTACGGCACAGGCGAATACGATGATTGAACTCGGCACGGTCATTCGCAGCAATTGTGGAAATGCAATGCTTACGGTGATTGCGGATACTTGCGGAGAACACGATACGCTTGGAAGCGGATGCTCCGCTGAAGGAAACGTGGTGCGCTATACGGACAAGACTCGCTATATGCACAGCTGCCGTGACACGTTCGTGCGTACGCTTGAAAATTATGGGATGAGCAAGCGCGATCAGACTTGTAACCTGAATTTTTTCACAAAGGTTATTCTAGATGACAAGGGGCACCTGGAATTTGCCGATGGAATTTCGGGACCGGGCAAGTACATAGAACTGCGTGCCGATATGGATGTGATGTTCCTGCTTTCGGATTGTTCTCAGTTGAACAATCCCTGCAATGACTACAATCCGACTCCGATTCGCTTGCTGGTTTTTGAAAAATAA
- a CDS encoding urea amidolyase associated protein UAAP2 — MFTKYLESSLKEEDACYVEDVAAGKGWLHLIKKGQIFRILDLKGNQAVDTLFINANDPSERYSVQQTVQRQANCLVGVGTKLYSNDDNVMLTVIADTCGDHDTLGSACSCESNTCRYAFEKRYMHACRESFLKVLLETPNLDKRDQVNNLNFFMYVPFDEQGNLNFADGISSPGKYVEMRAEMDVLAVVSNCPQLNNPCNAYDPTPVRMIVWDKESV; from the coding sequence ATGTTTACGAAGTATTTGGAAAGTTCGCTCAAGGAAGAAGATGCCTGCTATGTCGAGGATGTTGCCGCCGGGAAGGGCTGGCTGCATTTGATCAAGAAAGGTCAGATTTTCCGCATTTTGGACCTTAAAGGAAACCAGGCTGTTGATACACTGTTCATCAATGCGAACGATCCGTCGGAACGCTACAGCGTTCAGCAGACGGTGCAAAGACAGGCGAATTGCCTTGTTGGTGTAGGGACGAAGCTTTATTCCAACGATGATAACGTGATGCTTACGGTGATTGCCGATACTTGTGGTGACCACGATACGCTCGGAAGTGCTTGCTCCTGCGAAAGCAACACCTGTCGCTATGCGTTTGAGAAACGTTACATGCATGCCTGCCGTGAATCGTTCTTGAAGGTGCTGCTTGAAACCCCGAATCTGGACAAGCGCGACCAGGTGAACAACCTGAATTTCTTCATGTACGTTCCTTTTGATGAACAGGGAAACCTTAACTTTGCTGACGGGATTTCTTCGCCGGGAAAGTACGTGGAAATGCGTGCCGAGATGGATGTGCTCGCGGTCGTGAGTAATTGTCCGCAGCTGAACAATCCCTGTAATGCTTACGATCCGACCCCGGTCAGGATGATTGTGTGGGACAAGGAGTCTGTATGA
- a CDS encoding urea amidolyase associated protein UAAP1, with the protein MSESKVLCEQIIAGGWNYSRIVKRGQKIRLTDLEGGANASLMCYNAHNFTERFNLGDTLKIQHICRIAKNCCLYGDMGRILLSVVEDSVGWHDPLCGCTHAALIKERFGEKDYQSAHNDFYRNGYDSLLVEIGKHGMTKRDFTELVNFFSKVVVTSDGKMTFVENNSKPGDYVELRAEMDTLVVIDTGMHPLNPSKEYLRKPVKVELMTCDIAGAEDPCFTWCPENGRGYINTANYNL; encoded by the coding sequence ATGTCTGAATCTAAAGTACTTTGCGAACAGATCATTGCGGGTGGCTGGAACTACTCGCGCATTGTCAAACGTGGTCAGAAAATTCGCCTCACGGATTTGGAAGGCGGCGCGAACGCCTCGCTCATGTGCTATAATGCACACAACTTTACCGAGCGCTTCAACTTGGGCGACACCTTGAAAATTCAGCATATCTGCCGCATCGCGAAGAACTGCTGTCTTTACGGTGATATGGGACGCATCTTGTTGAGTGTCGTCGAAGATTCCGTGGGCTGGCACGACCCTCTGTGTGGATGCACCCATGCGGCTTTGATCAAGGAACGTTTTGGCGAGAAGGATTACCAGAGCGCACACAACGATTTTTACCGTAACGGCTACGATTCCCTGCTGGTGGAAATCGGCAAGCACGGCATGACCAAGAGGGATTTTACGGAACTGGTCAATTTCTTTAGCAAGGTTGTGGTGACTTCCGACGGTAAGATGACTTTTGTCGAAAATAATTCCAAGCCGGGCGACTATGTGGAACTGCGTGCCGAAATGGATACCCTGGTGGTCATCGATACGGGTATGCACCCGCTGAACCCGAGCAAGGAATATCTACGCAAGCCCGTGAAAGTGGAACTTATGACTTGCGATATCGCCGGCGCCGAAGACCCGTGCTTTACCTGGTGCCCCGAAAACGGCCGCGGTTACATCAACACGGCAAACTACAACTTGTAA
- a CDS encoding ABC transporter ATP-binding protein yields MEGSKEVFNDCILEARHIVKDFENSSGKGMHRVLDDISFSVRRREFLSVIGPSGCGKSTLIRIAAGLETATSGEFLLDGKVVRGTGAERGMVFQKYSLFPWLSVKQNVMFGLESTGRGGDEAEEVAEQWLEIVGLEKYGEFFPKQLSGGMQQRVAIARALAPQPRVLLMDEPFGALDAQTRTQMQRYLLEVWKNIDITIIFVTHDLDEAVFLSDRILTLQANPGKIKELVDVPIPRPRNKESLSLREFNETRKHIEELIRPPKVNEVVEEDFKIVNMVGMQP; encoded by the coding sequence ATGGAAGGTTCTAAAGAAGTTTTCAATGATTGCATTCTGGAAGCGCGCCATATCGTAAAGGATTTTGAGAATTCTTCCGGCAAGGGAATGCACCGTGTTTTGGATGATATCTCGTTCAGCGTGCGCCGTCGCGAATTCCTCTCGGTCATCGGCCCTTCCGGTTGCGGAAAGTCAACTCTCATCCGTATTGCGGCGGGCCTCGAAACGGCGACCAGCGGCGAATTCCTACTCGACGGAAAGGTGGTTCGCGGAACTGGAGCCGAAAGGGGAATGGTGTTCCAGAAGTATTCCCTTTTCCCGTGGCTCTCGGTCAAGCAGAATGTAATGTTTGGCCTCGAGTCGACGGGGCGCGGTGGCGACGAGGCCGAAGAGGTTGCCGAGCAGTGGCTTGAAATTGTAGGTCTCGAAAAGTACGGTGAATTTTTCCCGAAGCAGCTTTCGGGTGGCATGCAGCAGCGCGTCGCCATCGCGAGGGCGCTGGCGCCTCAGCCGCGTGTACTGCTGATGGACGAACCGTTCGGTGCGCTCGATGCGCAGACAAGGACGCAGATGCAGAGGTATCTGCTTGAAGTCTGGAAGAACATCGACATCACGATCATTTTCGTGACGCATGATTTGGACGAAGCAGTGTTCCTTTCGGATCGCATTTTGACTTTACAGGCGAATCCCGGAAAGATAAAGGAGTTGGTTGATGTGCCGATACCGCGCCCGCGTAATAAGGAAAGCCTAAGTCTGCGCGAATTTAACGAAACGCGAAAACATATCGAAGAACTGATTCGCCCGCCTAAGGTGAACGAGGTCGTTGAAGAGGATTTTAAAATCGTCAACATGGTTGGAATGCAACCATAA